The genomic segment GTAGCAATAGGTGCTGGGCAGAAAGAAGATGGTTTTCTTAGCAAGGGAGCAGAAGTTGTGCAACCTGAAGAGGTGAAGCCAGTTGTATCAACCAATGTAACAATACCTGTTGCAGTGACCAAGGTGTCTCAAGGATCTGGGCTGTCACCAAAAAAAGATACCAGAAATAATGAGGCCTCTCATCAGTTGTCAGCAGAACCAGTAAATCCCCCTCTTCATACCCAAGCTACATCTGTTTCAAAACCATTGATGAACTATGGGACTGGCAGGATGACTGAACTTCTACAGGTAAGTTTACCAAAacttcaatatcatttatagctCTAGAATTTACTACGTTAATAAAGACCTGTGTAATTCCTGAAAATTTTTCCTACATGAAGGCTGTGCAGGAAAACCTTAAGGAGAACCAGCTGCTTCGTGCTGGAGAATCAGGTCTTGGTGTAATGAAGAGTCCGAAAACTGATAGCAGTAAAGAGGAGACCAGTGTTCAGTAGCGTAGCAGGAACATCCGCATATTCTCATCTCTGTTTTCACATCCTGGCAGATTGTATAGTGCTACTAATGTCCCGATATTACACCTGGTCCTTGCCTTGTAGTTAGCCAAATGTCGATAGATTGTCTTTTTATGTTTATTAGTTCTAATTAGCCAAATGTCGAGAGATTGTCTGTTTATGTTTTTTAGTTCAGATTAGAACTTTGCACAGTCTTAAACCTTTTGGGAGCTGTTTATAATGGTGGATTTTCATTTCCGTACTTTTGTCTGCCTTGCAATTGTGTTGAATAATTATACCATGTGGCAATGTCCAGGTTGGAGCCAACTTGTGCAAAGGTGGCTACTTGATATTGTTAATTCTGGTTTTAGAACTAGCACAAACTTGCTCCTTCGATGTGACTAAATATGTCAAACACCAATAGTGATTATAATTCCCAGAGCTAACTTAACGTAGAAGAGCCCCATTTTTTAACAAGGTCACTCagatactttcttttttagtttatcGAGGTGCAAACTAATTTGTTCAATTGATTCGTCTTAAAATTTTACTCACCAAAGAACATGACATAGTCTGGAGACCTGTACATCACAGCAATATTTACAAAGATTTTAGGATCTGTCTTAGAATAATATAAAATTGATCCAAGTAATGGCTTTGACCAAAATATAACTTGAGCCTAAAAATGTTACAACGAAGAGTCCTTGACAGACGGAAGATCAAgcctatatgatatgttttgataaCCAAAAGAAATGGCAAAGTGCCCTAGAATAAAGATCAAAATTAAGCACAGAGCTATCACATCGCTATTAACTTCAATTCCAATTTATCAGAAATTCAAGCTGTTTGATCGTACAAAACGTTTGATTTTGACGCCCAAAATTTTGTTTTCCTGCAGTTCAAAACTGGAAATTTATCTCCTTTGGATCACCACCAATACAACAACCCCTGAGTGAACTCTTCCTCTACCTCCAAACAAAAACAACTCCTGTGTAACTCAATATACAATGTTAATGCCTCTCTCTAACAAAGAATAACCTGCTCATACTATAAGACCGAAAACTTAAGAAAAGAATCACCCTGCCGGAGATTGAGAAGAAACGAAAAAAGAATCCCAATAGGCAGCATCATTTCAACTACAGAAGTATATTCACGCAAACTTGTTCGGCACAAAACCATTAGATCCTGGGACTTGCATAGGCCGCATAACAGGAAAAGACGCCTGTGTAATAGGAAGGCTTGGCATAGTGAAtggttgttgtagccctgttaTAACAGGGGGAGTCATATACAACTGCAATGCTTGTGGTGCTGTACTTCCTGCAGCAAGAAATGCACTAGGTTATTGTGCCAGTAAAATACAGATAACTTATTACAGTACTATAATATGTAAATAACTGTACTTCATGTGCAGTGCCAGGTAGGGAGTGCTATATATTAGGGAGAAATGTGTATATATCAAACTACTTTAACAATtcaatatccacatcatagcaTCATTCAAGTGATAAAGTTATTGCAGCAAGTTGTAGTTAGCCACAAACTGCTGTTCATCATCTAGTTGAAATTGCAAGTTAATGACAAATAGGAACAAAATTCGTACTCAACAAACATACTATAGTCTCGATAGTCAAACAAATATAGGACCTGCTAAGGTATCAACAACTGCTAAAACTCCCCACGAGTACACTATCTGCTGCTAGTATTAGCACTGCTGCGTCTACCACTTTTGGTCATCTACCTAAAGCTTTTAAAAGTCTTCATCCTTAGATCCCGGTGTGCAAGCTTGAACTTTTGATATAATAACTTACAGCTACTAGGAGCAATTGCATTTAACTAGTTGTTATACTAAACAGACTGTAGAGCATTATGCATTCTGGCCCCTGAATATAAGTAGCTGAAGCTCCTAGCAATTGGATTGAACTCAAGACTTTCCATTCAAAAGTAATAGACAATTGGACCACTTCAAGTTATACCATAAAATATGCCATGAACACGTACCTTGATGCTTAGGAGGATGGACTTGATGTGGAATCAATAGAGGACGTGTGGATACTTGAGAGAACCCCACTGCACTCTGAACAACGTCCTTTTGACAAGATATCCAAGAGAAAAATTAGGAAAAGTGCAACGCGATAAACACTCAAAAGGAAATCAGATAGAGGAAAGTTTAAAGGGCCATCCAAGATCCATAAACTGTCAGAAAATTagtcccccaaaaaaaaagctACAGAAGTAATTTGTCTTACATGAGAAACAGGATGCATATAAACAAGTGGTCCCAAACGTCCAACCATAACCTGAGAACATACAGAATTTTAGAAGTGGCATTAACGTCTGCAACCGTCTTACAagcacaaaaataataataggatGTCATACTATTATCCTGAGGACGTCAATTTAATAATAGGGCCACAGTCCACGACATGATAAGACTCAATGACTCTACAACTACGGTGGCAGAGCCTTCTTTCCAGCCTAACAAAATAAATGCCTTCAGAAAGACAAAGTGGCATGGTAATTTCCCTtacattttgagaatttggaTGCACATAACCGGTCGAAGCCTGAAGGTGATGATACTGACTGGTGGCATACCTAGCCGGCTGAGTCCTGCTTCCCATGTATCCAATTGTCTACGTGTTAACAAAGAAAGACTTCAGAAAAATATGCAGCAGCATCAAAACAGTAATAACTGATTCTATAAAAGTATGACGTAGAATAATGGATGCGATTGGTCTAACTTGTCTGATATTAAGCTGTAGCAATTAATTTGAAAGAGCATCTGGTAAATGTCATTGCTAACTAAGAAAGCAGCGCCTCTTTGTTAAACTGCATATAATATCAAGAAGTAGAATCCCAATTATTTTCTTCCTCCTTCAACTGTTTCTTCAAACAACAgaaaaacatatcataacacagGTTTTATGGGAAACCATTGTCTAAGAAAGAGTTTTCTTTGATTAACTTTTCTTAGAGTTTTCTTTGATtaacttttcttttcctcctcttctttttattGACATATTTATCAATTGAATTGTCTTTTGATCTTATGCTTTTGGTGTAATCAGGTGTACTCAAATGAGACTCTTTCCATCATTGATGTTTTAGATTCAATATAGGAACAGGACAGTAGAGTAATGGAGTTCTTAATAACTTCCCTAAATGTATAtcagtgacataattagattaGATGAAACACAGAATTGCATAATACTCTCCAATACAGACCGACAGGCTAGTCTCCAAACACCATGCGCGGAAGTGTGCTGTGCTGTGCTGTGGTTATGTTACTATGATATAACTTCTTATGGTCAATCTGAGATTGGTTGGTTCAGGTACAAAGATATGGTGGtcaatcaaacaaaacaattttgTAATCAGTAAATAAATCCAAGTTACGCAGAGAAAAGAGTAACTCTAATTGTCAGAAAACTAAAGCAGGGAGGTGGTGCTGCATTTTCAAAGATAAGTAAGTGTAATCACAAACCGGTTGAGCATACTGTACATCCAAGCCACCATTTCCAGCTGTCAAATTATTATATGGAACAAACTTGAGGGGCACAGATGGACGTGGAGCAAAGGGGGTTATTTCAACTTCAGGCTCTGCTGTAGCAACAGGTACAACAGGACAGGAATCTGGCATGTAAGCCATCGTTGGCATCACAGGAGGTGTAACAGTTCTATGCTGTAAAGCTGATGGAGAAAATATCTTTGCCCCAGGGTTGAGCTTTGACTCCTAGAGAGAAGGAAAATCAACAATCATAAATCATCCTAGAAGATGAATAATATAGGAGTAACAAAgagaaaaatttccaaaatctaATTTTGACATCACCATAAACCTACTGAAATTATTAGCTTAGATAATCTTGAATACACGgaacaaataaaatttgatcATGCACCTACAACACTGGACCCCACTGAGTTCACTTTACCTTTGTACTAGCATTATGATTTGAACCTCGTGAAGGCACCAAGTCAGCTGGAGATGATGATGAGCTGATGCATGAGACTGAGGTAATTGGAGCACCAGAGGAAGTAGGGCCCAAACAAGGGGTCTTGCCTAGAGTCTGCTGCTCATGACTGTGCCTCTCATTATTCCAATCATCAAGTTTGATTGAGGAAAGAGGAGGACTACCATGAGATACACCATTTGATGACAACTTCGAGATTGTTTTGAAGTTTACAATCTCAATGGCATCTGCTCGAGTTACAGAAACATCCACTGCAAGTGAAAAAATTGTAATCGAATTCATGAATGACATTCTTTTGGTTTATGATAGATAAATACACTACATAAAGAACTTAAAGATCTCATTATCTATCAGCAATCATCAATTCGTTAAGAGTTCCATCGCAGAATAAGGAAATAGCATATTTCGGTAAGGATTTCCCTTCACTGTTAAGTCTTGAAACTATTCTCAGCAGGGACGGAGTCACAAAAATtgattcaattcttttttccttttctttcttttaagtgATATGCGGGGGCCAGCAGTGCCTTTTCCACTTTCCTGGTTTCCCCCTAGGTGAGTCCAGTGTCCCTTCCATAAGGACAACCCTCTCTTGTCAATTGATTCAATTCTTTTACAGCAAAGTTTAATTGGCTATACGGAGTTATAAGTGATGGAAATCAGAGATTTGGTAGAATACGATTCACCATGACACTCAGTCAAGGAGAGACACTGCCTAATCTGCTTGCCACCCCCCAAGAGGTCCACATGAATTGATATTTTATTGCGAGAACTGAAGGATTGAATTAATACTCACAATTTGAGCTTGAGCCTTGAACTTCAAGGATCtacaaaatgaaaagaaaaaaaaaagttctcaTTAACTAAAAGCAAATATATCACATCTTTTTATCTCTCATTCGATGTTCAGACAATATAGAATTAACGTACAGTTCTCTCCCTTAGAGACTCGTGGCTCTCTCTGCGCTCACTTTGCTTATTGATTAAGCCATCTCGCACATGTCTGTCAGAATTGACATGAATGGAAAGATAAGTTAGTGCCCAGTTGACCATATAGAGGAGAAAAATTAAGGTTATGAGAAGTGAGATAATAATCTCTTGAGGGAAAGGGCAGAAACCCAGCAGGTATCAGATATTGGGTTGACCTTTCCCTAAATTTACTGTTCATCAGATAGCAAAACTGCAAACATCAGCTATACATTGGGTTGATTCGGCAGTACTATAATAATAAGATGCTTAAAGTAATTTATGccagaaaagttgacttttcaCCGAGTTTTGCTAAGGAAATCACATCcctttttaaaaagagaaagaaaaccCTCCAGGAAGTAAATCATGGAGAACAATACAAACTAAATACAAT from the Lycium ferocissimum isolate CSIRO_LF1 chromosome 11, AGI_CSIRO_Lferr_CH_V1, whole genome shotgun sequence genome contains:
- the LOC132036381 gene encoding uncharacterized protein LOC132036381, which gives rise to MGCKKSVNGTLNDALLFTTMCIIGLPVDVYIKDGAVYSGIFHTACVDDDYAIVLKRAKMIKKGSRKANVARGSLIETLVILSEDLVQVVAKGVMLSADSIPGHFDGDNIGSVCSNITYPEYPKKEMAATKSKVSTADGEKATKERHVRDGLINKQSERRESHESLRERTILEVQGSSSNLDVSVTRADAIEIVNFKTISKLSSNGVSHGSPPLSSIKLDDWNNERHSHEQQTLGKTPCLGPTSSGAPITSVSCISSSSSPADLVPSRGSNHNASTKESKLNPGAKIFSPSALQHRTVTPPVMPTMAYMPDSCPVVPVATAEPEVEITPFAPRPSVPLKFVPYNNLTAGNGGLDVQYAQPTIGYMGSRTQPARYATSQYHHLQASTGYVHPNSQNVMVGRLGPLVYMHPVSHDVVQSAVGFSQVSTRPLLIPHQVHPPKHQGSTAPQALQLYMTPPVITGLQQPFTMPSLPITQASFPVMRPMQVPGSNGFVPNKFA